The proteins below are encoded in one region of Methylophilales bacterium:
- a CDS encoding acyltransferase, producing MKGVGKRTYFSQGVVVTSPTNVRVGNDVTINLRCRLDGPGGLDIGDFSMVGINVTILSASHDFHDISVPMKCQGINTKKTTIGKDVWIGNNAVIMPGVILGDGAIVGANSVVTKEVKPLNIVAGTPAKVIGVRGK from the coding sequence ATGAAGGGTGTTGGCAAGCGCACTTATTTTTCGCAAGGGGTTGTAGTTACGAGCCCCACAAATGTGAGGGTTGGAAATGATGTGACTATAAATTTACGTTGCCGTTTAGATGGCCCCGGAGGTCTTGATATTGGAGATTTTTCAATGGTTGGAATAAATGTAACAATATTGTCTGCTAGCCACGATTTTCATGATATTAGTGTGCCAATGAAATGCCAGGGAATTAATACTAAAAAAACTACTATAGGCAAAGATGTTTGGATTGGTAATAACGCGGTTATCATGCCCGGCGTTATTTTGGGTGATGGTGCAATTGTTGGAGCTAATAGTGTTGTAACAAAAGAAGTTAAGCCTCTAAATATAGTTGCAGGAACTCCAGCAAAAGTAATAGGGGTTCGGGGTAAATAA
- a CDS encoding glycosyltransferase: MLFSIIIPVKSINNYVRETVPHIQALKTHKWELFIIPNSIEENEWADDKRITILESGKVGPAQKRDLGAMSSNGDIVVFLDDDSYPDVNFLKIAKTYFLNSNVIAIGGPAITPKEDSFWQHVSGAVFLGKLTGGFPERYVPYGPSKEIDDWPTVNLMVRRKDFLSVGGFDCHYWPGDDTWLCLKLKKTGKKIMYAPEMIVWHHRRAGFLLHLKQVGAYGLHRGYFARHYPETSFRFKFFIPSLFVFFVLVSIIFALSGQSLFLFLFILFGWTIYILAIVSSIYDSSKHEGLLVSLATLLYLPPTHFFYGIRFMMGFLRKGELVSKLR; the protein is encoded by the coding sequence ATGTTATTTTCAATTATTATACCTGTTAAGTCTATTAACAATTATGTAAGAGAGACTGTCCCCCATATACAAGCATTAAAAACTCATAAATGGGAACTGTTTATCATCCCCAACTCTATTGAAGAGAATGAGTGGGCTGATGATAAAAGAATTACTATATTAGAATCTGGTAAAGTAGGCCCTGCCCAAAAACGCGATCTTGGTGCAATGAGTTCAAATGGTGATATTGTAGTATTTCTAGATGACGATTCATATCCAGATGTTAACTTCCTGAAAATTGCAAAAACTTATTTTTTAAATTCTAATGTTATAGCAATTGGTGGTCCAGCTATAACTCCCAAAGAAGATAGTTTTTGGCAGCATGTTTCAGGTGCTGTTTTTTTAGGAAAACTAACAGGTGGATTCCCAGAAAGGTATGTCCCTTATGGGCCTTCAAAAGAAATTGATGATTGGCCGACTGTTAACTTAATGGTTAGAAGAAAAGATTTTCTCTCTGTGGGAGGGTTTGATTGTCATTATTGGCCAGGTGATGATACTTGGTTGTGTCTCAAGCTTAAAAAAACAGGCAAGAAAATAATGTATGCACCTGAAATGATTGTTTGGCATCATCGTAGGGCAGGATTTTTACTTCATTTAAAACAAGTTGGCGCCTATGGTCTTCATAGAGGCTATTTTGCCCGACATTACCCCGAGACATCTTTTCGATTTAAGTTTTTTATACCATCATTATTTGTTTTTTTTGTTTTGGTTTCGATCATATTCGCTCTTTCGGGTCAAAGTCTATTTTTATTTTTGTTTATACTTTTTGGCTGGACAATATATATTTTAGCGATTGTTTCATCTATTTATGATTCAAGCAAACATGAAGGTTTACTTGTATCATTAGCAACACTTTTATATTTACCTCCCACTCATTTTTTTTATGGAATTCGGTTTATGATGGGCTTTTTAAGAAAAGGTGAATTAGTAAGTAAACTTCGTTAA
- a CDS encoding glycosyltransferase, with product MNKVKLSIVITTRNRELLFRSCLESIINSNLTIPYEVIVVDDASSDGTKKFNKNEYSRLNLVVIRNKQQKMMVRSRNLGARKAKGKLVLFVDDDNEVDIKMIDNLIIHLENNPKLGIVGPSMYHKGSNIPYLTSQKINFFTGKTKGLNSETKKSSSSDGIPNVFMIKKIALEKNNYFDERIVQTFTEPDFAFSAREHGYKCEMILSAKTFHNKIWGHAGIQISNNNFRQKAYYIMRNRILFVSRYGSLGQKIIFNTFFSWVWPFIYSFIALRYFRFDLIVLYWVGFADGLKILFSGRIDSNEKSVSRVRCLLNQFPRKNKA from the coding sequence GTGAATAAAGTTAAATTGTCCATTGTTATAACAACTAGAAATAGAGAGTTATTATTTCGGAGTTGCCTCGAGTCAATTATTAATAGTAATCTAACTATTCCCTATGAGGTCATTGTTGTAGATGATGCGTCCAGTGATGGCACAAAAAAATTTAATAAAAATGAATACTCTAGATTAAATTTAGTTGTAATAAGAAATAAACAGCAAAAAATGATGGTCCGTTCTAGAAATCTTGGTGCTAGAAAAGCAAAAGGTAAATTAGTTTTATTTGTAGATGATGACAATGAAGTCGATATAAAAATGATAGACAATCTTATTATCCACCTTGAAAATAATCCTAAATTAGGCATAGTCGGGCCATCTATGTATCACAAAGGTTCAAATATTCCTTATTTGACATCACAAAAAATAAATTTTTTTACGGGAAAAACAAAAGGACTAAATTCTGAAACAAAAAAATCTTCTTCATCAGATGGTATCCCTAATGTTTTTATGATTAAAAAAATAGCTCTAGAAAAAAACAATTATTTTGATGAACGAATTGTTCAAACATTTACAGAGCCTGATTTTGCATTTTCTGCAAGAGAACATGGTTATAAGTGTGAGATGATACTAAGTGCTAAAACATTTCACAACAAAATTTGGGGGCATGCGGGCATTCAAATCTCAAACAATAATTTTAGGCAGAAAGCATATTATATAATGAGGAATAGAATCTTATTTGTTAGCAGGTATGGTTCATTAGGACAAAAAATCATCTTTAACACCTTTTTTTCATGGGTTTGGCCCTTTATTTATAGCTTTATAGCTTTACGTTATTTTAGGTTTGATTTAATTGTTTTGTATTGGGTAGGCTTTGCAGATGGATTAAAAATTTTATTTTCTGGAAGAATTGATTCAAATGAAAAATCTGTCAGTCGTGTTAGATGTTTACTTAACCAATTTCCTAGAAAAAATAAGGCTTAG
- the asnB gene encoding asparagine synthase (glutamine-hydrolyzing) yields MCGIFGIISTKKISQAECINSVNSLRHRGPDDSGWTSLTYKRKHSIFLGHTRLSVQDLSDSGCQPMSTSDKRYTIIFNGEIYNFNELRNDLKAAGVIFSGSSDTEVILQLFIRYGLDCVEKLSGMFAFVILDNFKGEITIARDRFGKKPLYYYLDNENFVFASELNSILELNRIKSSLSVDKTSINQILITGFIHGQSSIFNEIKKINPSTIAVFSIKRMDFIDSKIYWSVENYNNSSRIFQEPSKEMERLLDKSVGDRLVSDVPICMFLSGGVDSSLVYSKALMHMPDMEAFTISYKNYKNDESDFAKQVARSLKGKLNIVDMNAKQFSDSAESMLNILDEPVADAAMIPLHYLSKIVGNRYKVALSGDGGDEIFGGYIKYPVQEYIEKTPQFIRNFIASLLKNTNSISLKRLASGLKLNFNERQFIFGSGGFLIEEMEELLENKNFNKKAIFASVSKANQPFLNDPFLQSMYLDTLFQLPDWYLFKADRASMANGLELRSPLLDHKIAELSFSFSSSEHKKFLSKKILLKKMLAKNLPSHLVNRKKLGFAVDLDSWVSSKSSKEIILSDSNSNIFNKVWLQKNLNFMSPLAKFKIISINYYLLKHGF; encoded by the coding sequence ATGTGTGGTATTTTTGGAATTATTTCAACTAAAAAAATTTCTCAGGCAGAGTGTATTAATTCTGTAAATAGCCTTCGCCATAGAGGTCCTGATGATTCAGGATGGACTTCATTAACATATAAAAGAAAGCACTCTATTTTTCTTGGGCATACCAGACTTTCCGTCCAAGATTTATCTGATTCAGGTTGTCAACCTATGAGTACCTCGGATAAAAGATATACAATTATATTTAATGGAGAGATATATAACTTTAATGAATTACGCAATGATCTAAAAGCTGCAGGAGTAATTTTTTCTGGTAGCTCTGATACTGAAGTTATTCTTCAGCTTTTTATAAGATATGGTTTAGATTGTGTTGAAAAGTTATCTGGCATGTTTGCATTTGTAATTTTAGATAATTTTAAAGGAGAAATTACAATTGCAAGAGATCGTTTTGGTAAAAAACCACTGTATTATTATCTTGATAATGAAAATTTTGTTTTTGCTTCTGAATTAAATTCAATCCTAGAACTAAATAGAATAAAGTCATCTTTATCAGTAGATAAAACGTCCATTAATCAAATTTTAATTACTGGTTTTATTCATGGCCAAAGTAGTATCTTTAATGAAATTAAAAAAATAAATCCCTCAACTATTGCCGTTTTTTCTATAAAGCGCATGGATTTTATTGATAGTAAAATTTATTGGTCAGTAGAAAACTACAATAATAGTTCTAGAATTTTTCAGGAACCCTCCAAAGAAATGGAGCGATTATTAGACAAATCTGTAGGAGACAGACTTGTTTCTGATGTTCCAATATGTATGTTTTTATCAGGCGGAGTAGATAGTAGCTTGGTTTATTCGAAAGCTCTAATGCATATGCCAGATATGGAAGCTTTTACAATTTCTTATAAGAACTATAAAAATGATGAAAGCGACTTCGCTAAGCAAGTAGCAAGAAGCCTTAAGGGAAAACTAAATATTGTTGATATGAATGCTAAGCAATTTTCAGATAGTGCAGAAAGCATGCTAAATATCCTGGATGAACCTGTTGCTGATGCGGCAATGATACCACTCCATTATTTATCTAAGATTGTTGGGAATAGATATAAGGTCGCCCTAAGTGGCGATGGTGGTGATGAAATTTTTGGTGGCTATATTAAATATCCTGTGCAGGAATATATTGAAAAAACCCCTCAGTTTATTAGAAATTTTATAGCATCATTACTTAAAAATACAAATTCAATATCTCTTAAAAGATTAGCAAGTGGTCTAAAATTAAATTTTAATGAAAGGCAGTTTATATTTGGTAGTGGTGGTTTTTTAATTGAGGAAATGGAAGAGCTATTAGAAAATAAAAATTTTAATAAAAAAGCAATATTTGCTTCAGTTTCAAAGGCAAATCAACCATTTCTCAATGACCCGTTCTTACAATCAATGTATCTTGATACTTTGTTCCAATTGCCAGATTGGTATTTATTTAAGGCAGACAGAGCATCAATGGCAAATGGACTTGAATTGAGAAGTCCATTACTTGATCATAAGATAGCTGAACTATCTTTTTCTTTTTCTTCGTCTGAGCATAAAAAGTTCTTATCAAAGAAAATTTTACTTAAAAAAATGCTAGCAAAAAACCTACCCTCACACCTTGTAAATAGAAAAAAACTTGGGTTTGCCGTTGATTTAGATTCATGGGTGTCAAGTAAATCTTCGAAGGAAATAATCTTGTCAGATTCCAATTCTAATATTTTTAATAAGGTCTGGTTACAAAAAAATTTAAACTTTATGAGTCCTCTCGCTAAATTTAAGATAATATCTATAAATTATTATTTGCTTAAGCATGGATTCTAA
- a CDS encoding SDR family oxidoreductase codes for MIKERRNYSPLKRILVTGGAGFLGSHLCERLLDDGHEVICLDNFFTGTKSNIAHLRGNERFEILRHDVVSPLYIEIDEIYNLACPASPIHYQHNPIGTFKTGVLGAINMLGLAKRTGAKIMQASTSEVYGDPEVHPQPESYWGKVNPNGIRSCYDESKRSAETLFFDYKRQHGINIKVARIFNTYGPNMHPNDGRVVSNFITQALKNKPITVYGDGTQTRSFCYVDDLIEAFIKLMSSPDSFSGPVNTGNPVEFTILELAEKVIEMTSSKSTIDLKPLPQDDPTQRQPDITLAKEKLNWRPQINLDQGLIKTIEYFKKIT; via the coding sequence ATGATAAAAGAACGAAGAAATTATAGCCCTTTAAAAAGAATTTTAGTCACCGGTGGCGCTGGCTTCTTAGGCTCACATCTTTGTGAAAGGTTATTAGATGACGGTCATGAAGTGATTTGTCTAGATAATTTTTTTACTGGCACCAAGAGTAATATTGCACATTTAAGAGGCAATGAACGTTTTGAAATTTTACGTCACGATGTTGTTTCCCCACTTTATATAGAGATTGATGAAATTTATAATTTAGCCTGCCCTGCCTCACCTATTCATTATCAACATAATCCAATTGGTACTTTTAAAACAGGCGTATTAGGTGCAATAAATATGCTAGGTTTAGCAAAACGTACGGGTGCTAAAATTATGCAAGCATCTACCAGTGAAGTTTATGGTGACCCAGAAGTGCATCCACAACCAGAAAGCTACTGGGGTAAAGTTAATCCAAACGGTATACGATCTTGTTATGATGAAAGTAAACGTAGTGCTGAAACTTTGTTTTTTGACTATAAAAGACAGCATGGGATAAATATTAAAGTAGCGAGAATATTTAATACTTATGGCCCAAATATGCATCCTAACGATGGGAGAGTTGTGTCTAACTTTATCACTCAAGCGTTAAAAAATAAGCCAATTACAGTATATGGCGATGGTACACAAACACGTTCATTTTGTTACGTTGATGATTTAATTGAAGCTTTTATAAAGCTAATGAGCTCTCCAGATAGTTTTTCAGGGCCAGTTAATACTGGAAATCCCGTAGAATTTACTATCCTAGAGTTAGCAGAAAAAGTAATTGAAATGACGAGCTCAAAGTCAACAATTGATTTAAAGCCTCTACCACAAGATGATCCAACTCAACGCCAACCAGACATAACCCTAGCAAAAGAAAAATTAAATTGGCGTCCTCAAATCAATTTAGATCAAGGTTTAATTAAAACTATTGAGTATTTTAAAAAAATAACTTAA
- a CDS encoding radical SAM protein — MKISISYPPIINDHGQKAMVSQNRNVQFFKEPTYLLPVTYAQAATYLKQMGYEVYWDDGNAQLKSFDKWFEDLINESPNVIVLESTTPVMKFYWQTIDKVKKALPNSIVIMTGYHSMRMPEETMQKCAADMVLRSSNVDFALHRLIPFIHENDNWRTDYLGEGLLIRLDNGQLRSTGDFRQVEPLDNVPLVDRDLVNWEDYAFENGNFLQTPGTYASSVIRDCMFGKCTFCRYNGPDLTFSMMSVERSLDEYERLINEHGVKEIFDDSGVWYRGKEARQFAQGIIDRGLHKKGCYFGINTRFEYLDEETIKLMGKANFRFILLGYEAADNVTLIKLNKGYQLQHVDNCLKWMTKYGMHPHLTIMVGYYWQTQKQLDNTVSEVKRLMFSGLARTLQVTLCTPLDYTPYHKECIKEGVLLTDDYNDFDMSKLIVKTPIPHDQYYKAVRDMYSIAFHPKFILRQLLFLTSFKKKDWQFLFTYSIRAIRRVRQHIFNLTRHETSKSPEKMSVEK; from the coding sequence ATGAAAATATCAATATCTTATCCACCAATTATTAATGATCATGGTCAAAAGGCGATGGTTTCTCAGAATCGTAATGTTCAGTTCTTCAAAGAACCTACTTATTTATTACCTGTAACTTATGCTCAAGCAGCGACCTATTTAAAACAAATGGGTTATGAAGTTTATTGGGATGATGGGAATGCTCAGCTTAAATCTTTTGATAAATGGTTTGAGGATTTAATTAACGAAAGTCCAAATGTAATTGTACTTGAAAGTACAACGCCCGTTATGAAATTTTATTGGCAAACAATTGATAAGGTTAAAAAAGCATTGCCTAATAGCATCGTAATTATGACAGGCTATCATTCTATGCGTATGCCCGAAGAGACTATGCAAAAATGTGCGGCAGACATGGTATTAAGAAGTAGTAATGTTGATTTTGCCCTTCATCGCCTTATTCCTTTCATTCATGAGAATGATAATTGGCGAACAGATTATCTTGGTGAAGGTCTGCTTATTCGTCTAGATAATGGGCAATTAAGGTCCACAGGTGACTTTAGACAAGTAGAACCTCTTGATAATGTTCCATTAGTTGATAGAGATCTTGTTAATTGGGAGGATTATGCTTTTGAGAATGGTAACTTCCTTCAAACTCCTGGTACATATGCATCCAGTGTTATTAGAGATTGTATGTTTGGTAAATGTACATTTTGTCGATATAACGGCCCAGATTTAACTTTTTCTATGATGTCGGTAGAGCGAAGTTTAGATGAGTATGAACGCTTAATTAATGAGCACGGAGTAAAAGAAATTTTTGATGATTCAGGTGTTTGGTATAGAGGTAAAGAAGCTAGGCAGTTTGCTCAAGGTATTATTGATAGAGGTCTACACAAAAAAGGTTGTTATTTTGGTATTAATACTCGCTTTGAATACCTTGATGAAGAGACAATAAAGCTAATGGGCAAAGCAAATTTTAGATTTATTTTGTTGGGATATGAGGCAGCTGATAATGTAACTCTAATAAAGCTCAATAAAGGTTATCAATTACAACATGTAGATAATTGCTTAAAATGGATGACAAAGTATGGAATGCATCCTCACTTGACTATTATGGTAGGTTATTATTGGCAAACCCAAAAACAATTAGATAATACAGTGTCTGAAGTAAAACGTCTTATGTTTAGTGGTTTAGCTCGTACACTTCAAGTTACATTGTGTACACCACTTGATTACACACCCTATCATAAAGAATGCATAAAAGAAGGCGTTCTTTTAACAGATGACTATAATGATTTTGACATGAGTAAACTTATTGTTAAAACACCAATTCCACACGATCAATACTACAAAGCTGTAAGGGATATGTATTCAATTGCATTTCATCCAAAGTTTATTCTCAGACAGTTACTTTTCTTAACTAGCTTTAAAAAGAAAGACTGGCAATTTTTATTTACTTACAGTATCCGTGCTATTCGTCGAGTTCGACAACATATATTTAACCTGACTCGTCATGAAACTAGTAAATCTCCAGAAAAGATGTCTGTTGAAAAATAA
- a CDS encoding glycosyltransferase: MKYKDSNKDAIVSIVITTKNEQDNIENCLLSILNQTYPRNLMEIIVVDNYSTDKTKKISKKYADIVANIGPERNTQRNYGMLDLSTGKYLVWIDADMILSKRLIENCIAYLSNKNLIALNIPEIILGDDFFSKVRRFERSFYNNTVIDGSRIILRNAFIKSGGFSKNWEHGADDWDLDKELKLIGEIGYIEETEENTGEILNSLKLNINPQYSKNSCIFHNESKMSIWKFIKKKTYYSTDLNAYVKKWGSSDPDIQKQLGLWYRFVFVFVENGKWKRTLKRPDLYFSIVLIRFLTGIGYLFSRLKTIKN; encoded by the coding sequence ATGAAATACAAGGATTCTAATAAAGATGCGATTGTTTCAATAGTCATAACAACAAAAAATGAGCAAGATAATATCGAAAATTGTTTGTTATCTATATTGAATCAAACATACCCAAGAAATCTAATGGAAATTATCGTAGTAGATAATTATTCGACAGATAAAACAAAAAAAATTTCAAAAAAGTATGCAGATATTGTCGCAAATATAGGTCCTGAAAGGAATACACAACGAAATTATGGAATGTTAGACTTATCCACTGGAAAATATTTGGTTTGGATTGATGCAGACATGATTTTGTCAAAGAGACTTATAGAAAATTGTATTGCCTATTTATCAAATAAAAATTTAATAGCATTAAATATTCCTGAAATAATCCTTGGCGATGACTTTTTTTCAAAGGTTAGAAGATTTGAAAGATCTTTTTATAATAATACTGTCATTGATGGTTCTAGAATAATTCTAAGAAATGCCTTTATAAAGTCTGGCGGTTTCTCTAAAAATTGGGAGCATGGGGCAGATGACTGGGATTTAGATAAAGAACTAAAATTGATTGGAGAGATTGGGTATATTGAAGAAACAGAAGAAAATACAGGTGAAATATTAAATTCACTAAAATTGAATATAAATCCGCAATATAGTAAAAATAGCTGTATTTTTCATAATGAATCCAAAATGTCTATTTGGAAATTTATTAAAAAGAAGACTTATTATTCAACTGATTTGAATGCATATGTTAAGAAGTGGGGATCATCAGACCCAGATATACAAAAACAACTAGGACTATGGTATAGATTTGTTTTTGTTTTTGTAGAAAATGGAAAGTGGAAAAGAACTCTTAAAAGACCAGATTTGTATTTTTCAATAGTTCTAATTAGATTCTTAACCGGGATTGGTTATTTATTTTCGAGATTAAAGACGATAAAAAATTGA
- a CDS encoding methyltransferase domain-containing protein yields MNTDQITKLYYTIVPLRFIRFHAYRVERFIKKMAQEYDFKGNKILDIGAGSTYHSGHFSKAKYLSQDIIQNSYNTIDYVYDICSKDEILDSEAVNVILCAQVLEHLTAPQSALDEMFRVLKPGGKVYLTTHMAFEEHMLPHDYWRFTEFGMRLLAKNSKFEVIHFERHGATANLIHYAFWTWPIRTLFKNRSNVIYYLYAILSTPFILITGILSEFIDYISKDNGIYTNFEIILKKRE; encoded by the coding sequence ATGAATACAGATCAAATTACAAAGCTTTATTATACAATTGTGCCACTTAGATTTATTAGGTTTCATGCATATAGAGTTGAAAGATTTATAAAAAAAATGGCTCAAGAATATGACTTTAAAGGCAATAAGATCTTAGATATTGGTGCAGGGTCTACGTATCATTCTGGTCACTTTTCAAAAGCAAAGTATCTTTCTCAAGATATTATTCAGAATTCATACAACACAATAGATTATGTATATGATATTTGTTCGAAAGATGAAATCCTTGATAGTGAAGCAGTCAATGTAATTTTGTGCGCCCAAGTTTTAGAACATTTAACAGCCCCCCAGAGTGCACTTGATGAAATGTTTAGAGTTCTAAAGCCAGGAGGTAAAGTTTATTTAACAACCCATATGGCTTTTGAAGAACATATGTTACCTCATGACTATTGGCGCTTTACTGAGTTTGGTATGAGGCTTTTGGCAAAAAATTCTAAATTTGAAGTTATTCATTTTGAAAGACATGGTGCTACTGCGAATCTTATCCATTATGCTTTTTGGACTTGGCCTATAAGAACTCTCTTTAAAAATAGATCTAATGTCATTTATTATTTGTATGCTATTTTATCAACGCCATTTATTTTAATTACAGGTATTTTATCGGAGTTCATCGATTATATTTCAAAAGATAATGGAATTTACACGAATTTTGAAATAATTTTAAAAAAACGTGAATAA
- a CDS encoding NAD-dependent epimerase/dehydratase family protein codes for MKVVITGGLGYIGTELCKIYSGESRYKDITVIDNKFASERVIQLRDWGINFVHGDILDLDLMQSVLGDADIVYHLAGITDVAHTKTEVNNEKEKLIAEVGIDGTNNVIKSLPKNAKLIFPSTHVVYEGLQKTKFDIEENEPLLPILSYADGKAKSEIDIQNANINFVILRLATVFGLSFSDTMRINIMPNLFAKITSQNGIIKLFSGGKQYKSLVSVFDVVRSMKFLAEKDEVAKEIFHCSSVNTTVKEVAEICKKINTYVELIETDDEIPNLGYTTSNKKILATGFEFKYPLKESLNEMIKAWSTKDQFNKLELIQKGQKEYIDERGKISNFELTEPINLIGYIESKTGTVRANHYHPIQEQKCLLISGQYISVLKDLSDENAVIETNIINPGDLAVIHPNVAHTMVFLEDSIFLNLVRGEREHENYGLTHTIFYELVDDNLRKQIVDHYKANCRVCGKKNLKEVISLGMSPLANSLLKDINEKDNLYPLELNFCPNCSNCQLSFTVPAKQMFDSYLYVSSTNQTFRNHFSSMADKFIKEFNLNKKSFVLDIGSNDGVFLKPLKENGIQILGVDPAENLASLANSKGLETLQGYFDEKIVDKVIKLKGKADIVTAFNVFAHADDLKSLVNNAFRALKKDGVFIIEVQYLLDTLKDVTFDNIYHEHVNYWSVTSLKEFCNLNDLKLIKVEHVETHGGSIRAYISNDTKVDSSVEIFLNKEKDFGISQFRTYEKFASKVKNLKTSVLKTVSKIKKEGNSIVGYGSPAKATTVLNYYGISYKDIDYIIEDNELKHNHLLPGMKIPIKSKKDALKKLPDYILVLAWNFLDDIKLNNPDLVKSGCKFVTLRDLNW; via the coding sequence ATGAAGGTTGTTATTACGGGTGGTCTTGGTTACATAGGGACTGAATTATGTAAAATTTATTCCGGTGAATCTAGATATAAAGATATAACGGTTATTGATAATAAATTTGCCTCAGAAAGAGTCATCCAACTTAGAGATTGGGGCATTAATTTTGTTCACGGAGATATACTAGATTTAGATTTAATGCAGAGCGTTTTGGGTGACGCCGATATTGTATATCACTTAGCTGGAATAACCGATGTAGCCCATACTAAAACTGAAGTAAACAATGAAAAAGAAAAGCTGATCGCTGAAGTTGGGATTGATGGTACAAATAATGTTATTAAATCTTTACCTAAAAATGCAAAACTAATTTTTCCATCAACACATGTAGTTTATGAAGGCCTTCAAAAAACTAAGTTTGATATAGAAGAGAATGAGCCTTTACTCCCGATCTTATCTTATGCAGATGGTAAGGCAAAATCAGAAATTGATATACAAAATGCAAACATAAATTTTGTTATCCTTAGGCTCGCTACAGTATTTGGTCTTTCATTCTCAGATACTATGCGGATAAATATTATGCCAAATTTATTTGCAAAAATTACATCTCAAAATGGAATTATTAAGCTTTTTTCTGGGGGCAAACAATATAAAAGCCTAGTATCAGTTTTTGATGTTGTGAGATCAATGAAATTCCTTGCTGAAAAAGATGAGGTTGCTAAAGAAATTTTTCATTGCTCAAGTGTTAATACAACAGTAAAAGAAGTGGCTGAAATATGTAAAAAAATTAATACTTATGTCGAGCTCATAGAAACTGATGATGAAATACCTAATCTAGGCTATACAACTTCAAATAAGAAAATCCTAGCAACTGGTTTTGAATTTAAATATCCATTGAAAGAGTCACTTAATGAAATGATTAAGGCTTGGTCGACAAAAGATCAGTTTAATAAACTTGAGTTGATTCAAAAAGGCCAGAAAGAATATATAGATGAGCGCGGAAAGATAAGTAATTTTGAGCTTACTGAACCCATCAATCTCATTGGATATATTGAATCAAAAACAGGAACAGTTAGAGCAAACCATTACCATCCGATTCAGGAGCAAAAATGTTTACTTATATCTGGTCAATATATAAGTGTTCTTAAGGATTTATCTGATGAAAATGCTGTAATTGAGACCAATATTATCAACCCTGGAGATTTGGCAGTAATCCACCCCAATGTAGCCCACACAATGGTTTTTCTAGAGGATTCAATTTTTCTCAATCTAGTTAGAGGTGAAAGAGAGCATGAGAATTATGGTTTAACGCACACAATTTTTTATGAATTGGTAGATGATAACCTAAGAAAACAGATAGTAGATCACTATAAGGCTAATTGCAGAGTGTGTGGAAAAAAGAACCTTAAAGAGGTAATCTCTCTAGGAATGTCACCATTAGCTAATAGCTTACTTAAGGATATTAATGAAAAAGATAATTTATATCCTTTAGAACTCAATTTTTGTCCAAATTGCTCAAATTGCCAACTTTCGTTTACAGTACCAGCTAAACAAATGTTTGATAGTTACCTTTATGTATCTTCGACAAATCAGACATTTAGAAATCATTTTTCAAGCATGGCAGACAAATTTATAAAAGAGTTTAACCTTAATAAAAAAAGTTTTGTTTTGGATATAGGTAGTAACGATGGTGTTTTTCTCAAACCACTTAAAGAAAATGGAATTCAAATATTAGGTGTGGACCCTGCTGAAAATTTAGCTAGTTTAGCAAACTCCAAAGGATTAGAAACGCTGCAGGGTTATTTTGATGAAAAAATAGTAGATAAAGTAATTAAATTAAAAGGTAAGGCAGATATAGTTACTGCTTTTAATGTTTTTGCTCATGCAGATGATCTAAAGTCACTAGTGAATAATGCTTTTAGGGCACTTAAGAAAGATGGTGTTTTTATTATTGAAGTTCAGTATTTATTGGACACCCTTAAAGATGTCACATTTGATAATATTTACCATGAGCATGTTAATTACTGGTCTGTTACTTCTTTAAAAGAATTCTGCAACTTGAATGATCTTAAACTAATTAAGGTTGAACATGTTGAAACTCATGGTGGTTCAATAAGAGCATATATTAGCAATGATACAAAAGTTGATTCATCAGTCGAAATATTTTTAAATAAAGAGAAAGATTTTGGAATTAGTCAGTTTAGGACTTATGAAAAATTTGCCAGCAAAGTGAAAAATCTCAAAACAAGTGTACTAAAGACAGTATCGAAAATTAAGAAGGAAGGAAATTCTATAGTTGGCTATGGATCTCCTGCAAAAGCAACAACTGTCCTAAATTATTATGGTATTTCATATAAAGATATTGACTATATCATTGAAGACAATGAGCTAAAACATAATCATTTACTTCCCGGTATGAAAATTCCAATTAAATCGAAAAAAGATGCCCTGAAAAAACTACCAGACTATATTCTAGTATTGGCATGGAATTTCTTAGATGATATTAAATTAAATAATCCTGATTTGGTAAAATCAGGTTGTAAATTTGTAACTTTAAGAGATTTAAATTGGTAA